The following are encoded together in the Halomonas halophila genome:
- a CDS encoding arabinose ABC transporter substrate-binding protein, producing MTLTSRFARLALGGAIAMAGFTGAQAQDDVTMGFIVKKPEQAWFINEQQAATAVGEEQGFEVVRLAGEDGQQVLSAIDNLNSQGAQGFVICPPDVRLGPAIMNRAEQYGMKVVTVDDRFVGPDGEPMEGVPHLGMSGYKIGQQVGDAIAAEMEARGWDPEEVAALRITNYELPTAKERTDGATDALLESGFNEDNIFDAPQQNTDTSSAFSAASPVFAKRGDFEHWVIYALNEESVLGGVRASEQYGLGAEDVIGVGINGSGAAFAEFSRETPTGFHGTVAVSSTMHGRQTAENLYAWITEDEKPQANTVTSGTLMTRDNWQDVRDELGL from the coding sequence ATGACTCTCACGTCTCGATTCGCACGTCTGGCCCTCGGCGGCGCCATCGCCATGGCAGGTTTCACCGGTGCCCAGGCCCAGGACGACGTCACCATGGGCTTCATCGTCAAGAAGCCCGAACAGGCCTGGTTCATCAACGAGCAGCAGGCCGCCACCGCCGTCGGCGAGGAGCAGGGCTTCGAGGTGGTGCGCCTGGCCGGCGAGGACGGCCAGCAGGTGCTCAGCGCCATCGACAACCTCAACTCCCAGGGCGCCCAGGGCTTCGTGATCTGCCCGCCGGACGTGCGCCTGGGGCCGGCGATCATGAACCGTGCCGAGCAGTACGGCATGAAGGTGGTCACCGTGGACGACCGCTTCGTCGGCCCCGACGGTGAGCCCATGGAGGGCGTGCCGCACCTGGGCATGTCCGGCTACAAGATCGGTCAGCAGGTGGGCGATGCCATCGCCGCCGAGATGGAGGCGCGCGGCTGGGACCCGGAGGAGGTCGCCGCGCTGCGCATCACCAACTACGAGCTGCCTACCGCCAAGGAGCGCACCGACGGCGCCACCGATGCGCTGCTCGAGTCGGGCTTCAACGAGGACAACATCTTCGACGCCCCCCAGCAGAACACCGACACCAGCAGCGCCTTCTCGGCGGCCTCGCCGGTGTTCGCCAAGCGCGGCGACTTCGAGCACTGGGTGATCTACGCCCTCAACGAGGAGAGCGTGCTGGGCGGCGTGCGCGCCAGCGAGCAGTACGGCCTGGGCGCCGAGGACGTGATCGGCGTGGGCATCAACGGCTCCGGCGCGGCCTTCGCCGAGTTCTCGCGCGAGACGCCCACCGGCTTCCACGGCACCGTGGCGGTGAGCTCCACCATGCACGGCCGTCAGACCGCGGAGAACCTCTATGCCTGGATCACCGAGGACGAGAAGCCCCAGGCCAACACCGTGACCTCCGGCACCCTGATGACCCGCGACAACTGGCAGGACGTGCGCGATGAGCTCGGCCTCTGA
- the araG gene encoding L-arabinose ABC transporter ATP-binding protein AraG, whose amino-acid sequence MTDPYLRFDGISVEFPGVRALDGVSFAAHAGQVHALMGENGAGKSTLLKVLSGVNRVTEGALWLGGECHVFANARQALRQGIAIIYQELTLSPNLSVAENLLLGQLPARRGFVDRRRMRDEALRILRDLGEDEIHPSTKVRDLSIGQQQMIEIGRALLRDAKVIAFDEPTSSLSVQETRQLKRIVQRLRDEGRVVLYVTHRMEEVFEMCDAVTVFRDGQHIRTHDSLEALDHDTLVSEMVGRDIDDVYGYRAREAGEELMAIDAIDGKGLSEPVSFSVRRGEVFGLFGLVGAGRSELMRLVCGVERQKSGEVRFAGQPRHFRTPGEAIRAGIAMCPEDRKSQGIFPIASVTDNLNVSCRRFYKRWGLFRQPSRELANTREYIDRLSIKTPGPRTRISTLSGGNQQKVILARWLSEEIELFVMDEPTRGIDVGARRDIYTLLYDLADQGKSVVVISSDLAEVSSICDRIGVMRDGALVDVVARDEATPERLLGLALPA is encoded by the coding sequence ATGACAGACCCGTATCTGCGCTTCGATGGCATCAGCGTCGAGTTTCCCGGCGTGCGTGCGCTGGACGGGGTGAGCTTCGCCGCCCACGCCGGCCAGGTGCACGCCCTGATGGGCGAGAACGGCGCCGGCAAGTCGACCCTGCTCAAGGTGCTCAGTGGCGTCAATCGCGTCACCGAGGGCGCCCTGTGGCTGGGCGGCGAATGTCACGTCTTCGCCAATGCCCGTCAGGCCCTGCGCCAGGGCATCGCCATCATCTATCAGGAGCTGACGCTGTCGCCGAACCTGTCGGTGGCCGAGAACCTGCTGCTCGGCCAGCTGCCGGCCCGGCGCGGCTTCGTCGACCGCCGCCGGATGCGCGACGAGGCGCTGCGCATCCTGCGCGATCTCGGCGAGGACGAGATCCACCCGTCGACCAAGGTCCGCGACCTGTCCATCGGCCAGCAGCAGATGATCGAGATCGGTCGCGCCCTGCTGCGCGACGCCAAGGTGATCGCCTTCGACGAGCCGACCAGTTCGCTGTCGGTGCAGGAGACCCGCCAGCTCAAGCGTATCGTCCAGCGGCTGCGCGACGAGGGCCGGGTGGTGCTCTACGTGACCCACCGCATGGAGGAGGTGTTCGAGATGTGCGATGCCGTCACGGTATTCCGCGACGGTCAGCATATCCGCACCCACGACAGCCTCGAGGCACTCGACCACGACACCCTGGTCAGCGAGATGGTCGGCCGTGACATCGACGACGTCTATGGCTACCGCGCCCGGGAGGCCGGCGAGGAGCTGATGGCCATCGACGCCATCGACGGCAAGGGGCTGAGCGAGCCGGTCAGCTTCAGCGTCCGTCGCGGCGAGGTGTTCGGCCTGTTCGGCCTGGTCGGCGCCGGGCGCAGCGAGCTGATGCGGCTGGTGTGCGGCGTCGAGCGCCAGAAGTCCGGCGAGGTGCGCTTCGCCGGCCAGCCCAGGCATTTTCGCACTCCCGGCGAGGCGATCCGCGCCGGCATCGCCATGTGCCCGGAGGATCGCAAGTCCCAGGGCATCTTTCCCATCGCCAGCGTCACCGACAACCTCAACGTCAGCTGTCGGCGCTTCTACAAGCGCTGGGGACTGTTCCGCCAGCCGTCGCGGGAGCTGGCCAATACCCGCGAGTACATCGACCGGCTGAGCATCAAGACCCCGGGGCCGCGCACCCGTATCAGCACGCTGTCCGGCGGCAACCAGCAGAAGGTGATCCTGGCCCGCTGGCTGTCCGAGGAGATCGAGCTGTTCGTGATGGACGAGCCGACCCGCGGCATCGACGTCGGCGCCCGGCGCGACATCTACACCCTGCTCTATGACCTGGCCGACCAGGGCAAGAGCGTGGTGGTGATCTCCAGCGACCTGGCCGAGGTCAGCTCGATCTGCGACCGCATCGGGGTGATGCGCGACGGCGCCCTGGTCGACGTGGTGGCACGCGACGAGGCCACGCCGGAGCGCCTGCTGGGCCTGGCGCTGCCGGCCTGA
- the araH gene encoding L-arabinose ABC transporter permease AraH, giving the protein MTTQKIAQGEGDAPARPQGRQGLTKPLRTLLDTSGLIAIFAVLFVALSVFIPDFLTGRNMVGLLLSVTLIGTIATTMMLVLALGEVDLSVASIVAFAGVVAAVATSASGSVIIGVLGGVVAGGAVGAFNGFVVARFGINSLIATLAAMEFVRGLAYITSGGDAVMITVPAFFELGSASFLGLTLPVWTMIACFVIFGVLLNMTAFGRNVLATGGNAEAAALAGVNVRRLKIIVFGLQGVVAGIAGVLLTSRMGLGDPNTSQGLELAVISACVLGGVALSGGIASITGVLVGVMIMGCVQNAMGLLNVPTFYQYLVRGAILLLAVMFDRWKQTRRQRA; this is encoded by the coding sequence ATGACGACGCAAAAGATCGCGCAGGGCGAGGGCGACGCCCCGGCGCGTCCCCAGGGCCGCCAGGGGCTGACCAAGCCGCTGCGCACCCTGCTCGACACCTCGGGGCTGATCGCCATCTTCGCCGTGCTGTTCGTGGCGCTGTCGGTGTTCATCCCCGACTTCCTCACCGGCCGCAACATGGTCGGCCTGCTGCTCTCGGTGACGCTGATCGGCACCATCGCCACCACCATGATGCTGGTGCTGGCGCTGGGCGAGGTCGACCTCTCGGTGGCCTCCATCGTGGCCTTCGCCGGGGTGGTCGCCGCCGTGGCCACCTCGGCCTCGGGCAGCGTGATCATCGGCGTGCTGGGCGGCGTGGTCGCCGGCGGCGCGGTGGGGGCCTTCAACGGCTTCGTGGTGGCGCGCTTCGGCATCAACTCGCTGATCGCCACCCTGGCGGCCATGGAGTTCGTGCGTGGCCTGGCCTACATCACCTCCGGCGGCGACGCGGTGATGATCACCGTGCCGGCCTTCTTCGAGCTGGGCAGCGCCTCCTTCCTGGGGCTGACCCTGCCGGTGTGGACCATGATCGCCTGCTTCGTGATCTTCGGCGTGCTGCTCAACATGACCGCCTTCGGCCGCAACGTGCTGGCCACCGGCGGCAACGCCGAGGCCGCGGCCCTGGCCGGGGTCAACGTGCGGCGGTTGAAGATCATCGTGTTCGGCCTGCAGGGCGTGGTCGCCGGCATCGCCGGGGTGCTGCTGACCTCGCGCATGGGCCTCGGCGATCCCAACACCTCCCAGGGCCTGGAGCTTGCCGTGATCTCGGCCTGCGTGCTGGGCGGGGTGGCGCTGTCCGGCGGCATCGCCTCGATCACCGGGGTACTGGTGGGCGTGATGATCATGGGCTGCGTGCAGAACGCCATGGGCCTGCTCAACGTGCCGACCTTCTATCAGTACCTGGTGCGCGGCGCCATCCTGCTGCTGGCGGTGATGTTCGACCGCTGGAAGCAGACCCGCCGACAGCGCGCCTGA
- a CDS encoding SMP-30/gluconolactonase/LRE family protein, whose translation MVDASTLECVWAGRARLGEGPLWCPERGDAGRLLFVDILGARLLAFDPARGETRVWPLDEACCWLAPRDDGDGFIAGLRSRLVHLRLEAGGPRIVADWPTPDDEPAGNRFNDAKVDREGRLWLGSMDDAAERSSGALYRLEGRTLRRLDAGYRVANGPAISPDGRTLYHSDTPRRVIHAFDLAPDGSLAKKREHIRFGETQGFPDGMACDADGGLWVAHWEGGRVSRFAPDGRLDETLPLPASRVTSCAFGGPDLDTLYITTAAEARDAEGLAGGLFRVRPGVRGLAPTPFRVEADRESEAWRESG comes from the coding sequence ATGGTCGATGCCTCGACACTGGAATGCGTCTGGGCCGGTCGCGCCCGGCTCGGCGAGGGGCCGCTGTGGTGCCCCGAGCGCGGCGACGCCGGCCGGCTGCTGTTCGTCGACATCCTCGGCGCCCGGCTGCTGGCCTTCGACCCGGCCCGCGGTGAGACCCGCGTCTGGCCGCTGGACGAGGCCTGCTGCTGGCTGGCGCCCCGCGACGACGGTGACGGCTTCATCGCCGGGCTGCGCTCGCGGCTGGTCCACCTGCGCCTGGAGGCGGGCGGGCCGCGCATCGTCGCCGACTGGCCGACCCCCGACGACGAACCCGCCGGCAACCGCTTCAACGACGCCAAGGTCGACCGCGAAGGTCGGCTGTGGCTCGGCTCCATGGACGACGCCGCCGAGCGTTCCAGCGGTGCGCTCTATCGCCTGGAGGGCCGGACGCTGCGGCGGCTCGATGCGGGCTACCGGGTCGCCAACGGCCCGGCGATCTCGCCCGACGGCCGCACCCTCTATCACAGCGACACCCCGCGGCGGGTGATCCACGCCTTCGACCTGGCGCCCGACGGCAGCCTCGCGAAAAAGCGCGAGCATATCCGCTTCGGCGAGACCCAGGGCTTCCCCGACGGCATGGCCTGCGACGCCGACGGCGGGCTCTGGGTGGCCCACTGGGAGGGCGGGCGCGTCAGCCGCTTCGCCCCCGACGGCCGCCTCGACGAGACGCTGCCGCTGCCGGCCTCGCGGGTCACCTCCTGCGCCTTCGGCGGGCCGGATCTCGACACGCTCTACATCACCACTGCGGCGGAGGCGCGCGACGCCGAGGGCCTGGCCGGCGGACTGTTCCGGGTCCGCCCCGGCGTGCGGGGCCTGGCGCCCACGCCGTTTCGGGTGGAGGCCGATCGCGAATCAGAGGCGTGGCGCGAGAGCGGATAG
- a CDS encoding fumarylacetoacetate hydrolase family protein, translating to MPDSMTFALPEDADQALLVGRVWRDAPHPGPALVVVRDGRVIDISASVACMADLLERDDAAKLMATAEGEDLGPVEKLLARSLDETPEAPYLLAPCDVQAIKACGVTFAVSLMERVIEEQAGGDPARAGELREELKQVIGGDLSKIVPGSEAAMALKTELQARGAWSQYMEVGIGPDAEVFTKAQPLSAVGFGRGVGLHPASEWNNPEPEIVLAVDAAGRPRGASLGNDVNLRDVEGRSALLLGKAKDNNASCAIGPFIRLFDERFTLDTVRRARVSLRIEGADDGFVLEDGSDMAEISRDPLDLVRQTLGAHHQYPDGFMLFLGTMFSPIQDRDGEGQGFTHHLGDTVTIATPSLGALVNRVDRSDRLPPWTYGIRQWMADQARRR from the coding sequence ATGCCCGATAGCATGACCTTCGCCCTGCCCGAGGATGCCGACCAGGCGCTGCTGGTCGGCCGGGTCTGGCGCGATGCGCCCCATCCGGGCCCGGCCCTGGTCGTCGTCCGCGACGGCCGGGTGATCGACATCTCGGCGAGCGTCGCCTGCATGGCCGACCTGCTCGAGCGCGACGACGCCGCCAAGCTGATGGCCACGGCCGAGGGCGAGGACCTGGGCCCGGTCGAGAAACTGCTCGCGCGCTCGCTGGACGAGACGCCCGAGGCGCCCTACCTGCTCGCGCCCTGCGACGTCCAGGCGATCAAGGCCTGCGGCGTGACCTTCGCGGTCAGCCTGATGGAGCGGGTGATCGAGGAGCAGGCCGGCGGCGATCCGGCCCGGGCCGGCGAGCTGCGCGAGGAGCTCAAGCAGGTGATCGGCGGCGATCTGTCGAAGATCGTGCCCGGCTCCGAGGCGGCCATGGCGCTCAAGACCGAACTCCAGGCCCGCGGCGCCTGGTCCCAGTACATGGAGGTCGGCATCGGGCCGGATGCCGAGGTCTTCACCAAGGCGCAGCCGCTGTCGGCGGTGGGCTTCGGCCGCGGCGTGGGGCTGCATCCGGCCTCCGAGTGGAACAACCCGGAACCGGAGATCGTGCTGGCGGTGGACGCCGCCGGCCGGCCCCGCGGCGCCTCGCTCGGCAATGACGTCAACCTGCGCGACGTCGAGGGCCGCAGCGCCCTGCTGCTGGGCAAGGCCAAGGACAACAACGCCTCCTGCGCCATCGGTCCGTTCATTCGCCTGTTCGACGAGCGCTTCACCCTGGACACGGTGCGCCGGGCCCGGGTGTCGCTGCGCATCGAGGGCGCCGACGACGGCTTCGTGCTGGAAGACGGCAGCGACATGGCCGAGATCAGCCGCGATCCGCTGGACCTGGTGCGCCAGACCCTCGGCGCGCATCACCAGTACCCGGACGGCTTCATGCTGTTCCTCGGCACCATGTTCTCGCCGATCCAAGACCGCGACGGCGAGGGCCAGGGCTTCACCCACCACCTGGGCGACACGGTGACCATCGCCACGCCCTCGCTGGGCGCGCTGGTCAACCGCGTCGACCGCTCGGACCGGCTGCCGCCCTGGACCTACGGCATCCGCCAGTGGATGGCGGATCAGGCCAGACGGAGATAG
- a CDS encoding aldehyde dehydrogenase (NADP(+)): protein MTLEGKQLIGQQAVLSDGKAIQAVDPATGETLSPVYPGGGQAEVERACELAWAAFDAYRETGLEARAAFLETVADEIEAIGDELITRAMAESGLPRARLEGERGRTCGQLRLFAKVVRAGEWLDVRLDPALPERAPMPRVDLRQRHIALGPVAVFGASNFPLAFSVAGGDTASALAAGCPVVVKAHSAHPGTSELVGRAVQRAVAKCELPEGVFSLLYGSGREVGQALVRDARIKAVGFTGSRGGGTALMQAAQERPEPIPVYAEMSSINPVFLLPEALQARGQALGEAFVGSLNMGAGQFCTNPGLVIAVKGEALDAFVASAAEAVKGSAAQTMLTPGIHDAYVQGVDGLVASSKAREIARGNAGDGPNACQTGLFVASAEDFMSDEALQAEVFGATSLVVECADLDEVKRVAESLEGQLTATLQMDDADLDAARALLPTLERRAGRVMANGWPTGVEVCHAMVHGGPYPATSDSRTTSVGSAAIHRFLRPVCYQNLPQGLLPEALRDGNPAGVSRLVDGQREA, encoded by the coding sequence ATGACACTGGAAGGCAAGCAACTGATCGGCCAGCAGGCCGTGCTCAGCGACGGCAAGGCGATCCAGGCCGTCGATCCCGCCACCGGCGAGACCCTGTCCCCGGTCTATCCCGGGGGTGGCCAGGCCGAGGTCGAGCGCGCCTGCGAGCTGGCCTGGGCCGCCTTCGACGCCTACCGCGAGACCGGCCTCGAGGCCCGCGCCGCGTTCCTCGAGACCGTGGCCGACGAGATCGAGGCCATCGGCGATGAGCTGATCACTCGCGCCATGGCCGAGTCCGGCCTGCCGCGGGCCCGCCTGGAAGGCGAGCGCGGCCGCACCTGCGGCCAGCTGCGCCTGTTCGCCAAGGTCGTGCGCGCCGGCGAGTGGCTCGACGTGCGCCTGGATCCGGCCCTGCCCGAGCGTGCGCCGATGCCGCGGGTCGACCTGCGCCAGCGCCACATCGCCCTGGGCCCGGTGGCCGTGTTCGGCGCCTCCAACTTCCCGCTGGCGTTCTCCGTGGCCGGCGGCGACACCGCCTCGGCGCTGGCCGCCGGCTGCCCGGTGGTGGTCAAGGCCCACTCCGCCCACCCCGGCACCTCCGAGCTGGTCGGCCGCGCCGTGCAGCGCGCCGTGGCCAAATGCGAGCTGCCCGAGGGCGTGTTCTCGCTGCTCTACGGCTCCGGCCGCGAGGTCGGCCAGGCGCTGGTGCGCGACGCGCGCATCAAGGCCGTGGGCTTCACCGGCTCCCGCGGCGGCGGCACCGCGCTGATGCAGGCCGCCCAGGAGCGCCCCGAGCCGATCCCGGTCTACGCCGAGATGAGCTCCATCAACCCGGTGTTCCTGCTGCCGGAAGCGCTCCAGGCGCGTGGCCAGGCGCTGGGCGAGGCCTTCGTCGGCTCGCTGAACATGGGCGCCGGCCAGTTCTGCACCAATCCCGGCCTGGTGATCGCCGTCAAGGGCGAGGCGCTGGATGCCTTCGTGGCGTCCGCCGCCGAGGCGGTGAAGGGCTCCGCGGCCCAGACCATGCTGACCCCGGGCATCCATGACGCCTACGTGCAGGGCGTCGACGGCCTGGTCGCCAGCAGCAAGGCCCGCGAGATCGCCCGCGGCAACGCCGGCGACGGCCCCAACGCCTGCCAGACCGGGCTGTTCGTGGCCTCCGCCGAGGACTTCATGAGCGACGAGGCGCTGCAGGCCGAGGTCTTCGGTGCTACCTCGCTGGTGGTCGAGTGCGCCGACCTCGACGAGGTCAAACGCGTGGCCGAGTCCCTGGAAGGCCAGCTCACCGCCACCCTGCAGATGGACGACGCCGACCTGGACGCCGCCCGCGCGCTGCTGCCGACGCTCGAACGCCGCGCCGGCCGGGTGATGGCCAACGGCTGGCCGACCGGCGTCGAGGTGTGCCATGCCATGGTCCACGGCGGCCCGTACCCCGCCACTTCGGACTCGCGCACCACCTCGGTGGGCAGCGCGGCGATCCATCGCTTCCTGCGTCCGGTGTGCTACCAGAACCTGCCCCAGGGCCTGCTGCCCGAGGCGCTGCGCGACGGCAACCCGGCCGGCGTCAGCCGCCTGGTCGACGGCCAGCGCGAGGCCTGA
- the araD1 gene encoding AraD1 family protein yields MRIIQCLHDGAARAALVEDDNRVRLTEADTYTLARRAIAAGRPLAEVVEAALTETRLDYGQLIDERRLLPPLTHDDPAHCLVTGTGLTHLGSADTRASMHAKAQADESELTDSMRMFKLGVEGGKPATGETGAQPEWFYKGDGDCVVAPEAPMPVPAFAEDAGEEPELAGLYVIGDDGQPWRVGYAIGNEFSDHVTERFNYLWLAHSKLRHCSFGPELLIGELPDHLEGTSRIVRDGETLWEKPFLTGEANMAHTVANLEHHHFKYPGFRRPGDIHVHFFGTATLSFADGVQTRDGDRFEIDLPAFGRTLRNPLAFEDVAADTPVHSL; encoded by the coding sequence ATGCGCATCATCCAGTGCCTTCATGACGGCGCCGCCCGCGCCGCCCTGGTCGAAGACGACAACAGGGTCCGCCTGACCGAGGCCGACACCTACACCCTGGCCCGGCGCGCCATCGCCGCCGGCCGCCCGCTGGCCGAGGTCGTCGAGGCGGCGCTGACCGAGACGCGCCTCGACTACGGCCAGCTGATCGACGAGCGCCGCCTGCTTCCGCCGCTGACCCATGACGATCCGGCCCATTGCCTGGTCACCGGCACCGGCCTGACCCACCTGGGCAGCGCCGACACCCGCGCCTCCATGCACGCCAAGGCCCAGGCCGACGAGTCCGAGCTGACCGACTCCATGCGCATGTTCAAGCTCGGCGTGGAGGGCGGCAAGCCCGCCACCGGCGAGACCGGCGCCCAGCCGGAGTGGTTCTACAAGGGCGACGGCGACTGCGTGGTGGCCCCCGAGGCGCCGATGCCGGTGCCGGCCTTCGCCGAGGACGCCGGCGAGGAGCCGGAACTCGCCGGGCTCTACGTGATCGGCGACGATGGCCAGCCCTGGCGCGTCGGCTACGCCATCGGCAACGAGTTCTCCGACCACGTCACCGAGCGCTTCAACTACCTGTGGCTGGCCCATTCCAAGCTGCGCCACTGCAGCTTCGGCCCGGAGCTGTTGATCGGCGAGCTGCCCGACCACCTCGAGGGCACGAGCCGCATCGTGCGCGACGGCGAGACCCTGTGGGAGAAGCCCTTCCTCACCGGCGAGGCCAACATGGCCCACACCGTCGCCAACCTCGAGCATCACCACTTCAAGTACCCGGGCTTCCGACGCCCCGGCGACATCCACGTGCACTTCTTCGGCACCGCGACGCTGAGCTTCGCCGACGGCGTCCAGACCCGCGACGGCGACCGCTTCGAGATCGATCTGCCGGCCTTCGGCCGCACGCTGCGCAACCCGCTGGCGTTCGAGGACGTCGCCGCCGACACCCCCGTTCATTCCCTGTGA
- a CDS encoding glycoside hydrolase family 43 protein yields MTLTPEPLVEQRADPWILAHAGHYYFIASVPDYDRLEIRRADDIAGLAKAPATTVWRKPDTGPLCALIWAPELHRVDGVWVIYFAAAPSREIVDGLFQHRMYAITCAADDPLAGDWSEPVQMETPLDSFCLDATTFQLRGRNYYVWAQKDPAIPGNSNLYIAELAGPTRLAGTPTSLSVPEYDWETRGFLVNEGPAVLQRHGRLLLTYSASATDENYCVGLLWADADSDPLDAASWSKSPTPILVSDPAHEIFGPGHNGFTVDEDGNDLLVYHARTYTDIQGDPLWDPNRHTYVKPIRWDEQGFPDFGRAGEDTLPPAR; encoded by the coding sequence ATGACACTGACGCCCGAGCCCCTCGTCGAGCAGCGCGCCGATCCCTGGATCCTCGCGCACGCCGGCCACTACTACTTCATCGCCTCGGTGCCCGACTACGACCGCCTGGAGATTCGTCGCGCCGACGACATCGCCGGGCTGGCCAAGGCGCCGGCCACCACGGTATGGCGCAAGCCCGACACGGGGCCGCTGTGCGCGCTGATCTGGGCCCCCGAGCTGCATCGCGTCGACGGCGTGTGGGTGATCTACTTCGCCGCCGCGCCGTCCCGCGAGATCGTCGATGGCCTCTTCCAGCACCGGATGTACGCCATCACCTGCGCGGCGGACGATCCGCTGGCCGGCGACTGGAGCGAGCCTGTGCAGATGGAGACGCCGCTGGACAGCTTCTGCCTGGACGCCACGACCTTCCAGCTACGCGGGCGCAACTACTACGTCTGGGCCCAGAAGGACCCGGCCATTCCCGGCAACTCGAACCTCTACATCGCCGAACTGGCGGGCCCGACCCGGCTGGCCGGGACGCCGACCAGTCTGAGCGTGCCGGAATACGACTGGGAGACACGCGGCTTCCTGGTCAACGAGGGCCCGGCGGTGCTGCAGCGCCACGGCCGGCTGCTGCTGACCTACTCGGCCAGCGCCACCGACGAGAACTACTGCGTGGGGCTCCTGTGGGCCGATGCCGACAGCGACCCGCTGGACGCCGCGAGCTGGTCGAAGTCACCGACGCCGATCCTGGTCAGCGATCCGGCCCACGAGATCTTCGGCCCCGGCCACAACGGCTTCACGGTCGACGAGGACGGCAACGACCTGCTCGTCTATCACGCCCGGACCTACACCGACATCCAGGGCGATCCCCTGTGGGACCCCAACCGCCATACCTACGTCAAGCCGATCCGCTGGGACGAGCAAGGCTTCCCGGACTTCGGCCGCGCCGGCGAGGACACCCTGCCGCCGGCCCGGTGA
- a CDS encoding TRAP transporter large permease gives MDIATGTMLMVGLIFALLVTGLPLAFITGLVALAFTFGWFGPNALPLVTSRVYGFVTEYSLVAVPMFVLMASLLDRSGIAKDLFNAMRVFAGRLPGGVAVQTVVVAFFLAALSGIIGGEIVLLGILALPQMLRLGYDKHLSIGVVCAGGALGTMMPPSIVLIIYGLIASQSIADLFTAAITPAVILMASYIGYVLVRCLKNPAMGPPMTDADREEGFANRWQALRAIIVPALIAGLVLGSIYGGVASVTEAAAMGVFGVLLAVVARGEFSVKTLHQSLGQTLTTCGMIIWIGIGAAALVGVYNLMGGNRFISGMIMGLDVAPIVIILVMMAILLVLGMFLDWIGVAMLTLPIFVPIVEQLGYSPIWFGILFAVNMQVSFLSPPFGPAAFYLKGVAPPEVSLKDIFVAVLPFIALQLCVLFALLFWPNLAMWLV, from the coding sequence ATGGATATCGCAACCGGAACCATGCTGATGGTGGGGCTGATCTTCGCCCTGCTGGTCACCGGCCTGCCGCTGGCCTTCATCACCGGCCTGGTGGCATTGGCCTTCACCTTCGGCTGGTTCGGGCCCAACGCCCTGCCGCTGGTCACCAGCCGGGTCTACGGCTTCGTCACCGAGTACTCCCTGGTGGCGGTGCCGATGTTCGTGCTGATGGCCTCGCTACTGGACCGATCGGGGATCGCCAAGGACCTGTTCAACGCCATGCGCGTGTTCGCCGGCCGCCTGCCCGGCGGCGTGGCGGTGCAGACCGTCGTGGTGGCCTTTTTCCTGGCCGCGCTGTCAGGGATCATCGGCGGCGAGATCGTGCTGCTGGGCATCCTGGCGCTGCCGCAGATGCTGCGCCTGGGCTACGACAAGCACCTCTCCATCGGCGTGGTCTGCGCCGGCGGTGCGCTCGGCACCATGATGCCGCCGTCCATCGTGCTGATCATCTACGGCCTGATCGCCTCCCAGTCGATCGCCGACCTGTTCACCGCGGCCATCACCCCGGCGGTGATCCTGATGGCCAGCTACATCGGCTACGTGCTGGTGCGCTGCCTGAAGAATCCCGCGATGGGGCCGCCGATGACCGACGCCGACCGCGAGGAAGGCTTCGCCAACCGCTGGCAGGCGCTGCGCGCCATCATCGTGCCGGCGCTGATCGCCGGCCTGGTGCTGGGCTCGATCTACGGCGGCGTGGCCTCGGTCACCGAGGCGGCGGCCATGGGCGTGTTCGGCGTGCTGCTGGCGGTGGTCGCCCGCGGCGAGTTCTCGGTCAAGACGCTGCACCAGAGCCTGGGCCAGACCCTGACCACCTGCGGCATGATCATCTGGATCGGCATCGGCGCCGCGGCGCTGGTGGGCGTCTACAACCTGATGGGCGGCAACCGCTTCATCTCGGGCATGATCATGGGCCTCGACGTGGCGCCGATCGTGATCATCCTGGTGATGATGGCGATCCTGCTGGTGCTGGGCATGTTCCTCGACTGGATCGGCGTGGCCATGCTGACGCTGCCGATCTTCGTGCCCATCGTCGAGCAGCTGGGCTACAGCCCGATCTGGTTCGGCATCCTGTTCGCGGTGAACATGCAGGTGTCGTTCCTGTCGCCGCCGTTCGGCCCGGCCGCCTTCTACCTCAAGGGCGTGGCGCCGCCGGAGGTCAGCCTGAAGGACATCTTCGTCGCGGTGCTGCCCTTCATCGCCCTGCAGCTGTGCGTGCTGTTCGCGCTGCTGTTCTGGCCGAACCTCGCCATGTGGCTGGTGTAA